AATGAAGCTCTCGGCGTTGCAGCTAAGCAACCTCAACCGCCGGAGCAACAGCTTCCGATCGCCGTTAGATTCCGGCGACGTCTCCGGCAAATCTCCGGCTGCGCTTTTCTGGTTAGCATTTCACGTTTTATGCTGCTTAATTAGCTTAGTTCTCGGCTTCAGATTCTCTCGTCTTATATTCTTCCTGTTATTCAcgactactactactactacaaCTATATATACTACGACGCCGTTTCGTAGAGCTGCTAGTATAGTTACGGCTGGTGGTAGAGCGCTTCCGTTTTCGAAACCGGTAGTGAATTATGAATCTGCGGTGAATACGACGACGGTGAAGGCTAGTGGCGTTGTTGTTGGACGCCACGGGATTTTGATACGGCCGTGGCCGCATCCGAATCCTGATGAGGTGGTTAAGGCTCATAAGATGATTGAGAGAGTTCAGATGGAGCAGAGAGCTCAGTACGGTGTTAAAAACCCTAGGTCTTTGATTGTGATTACGCCGACTTATGTTAGGACGTTTCAGGCTTTGCATCTTACTGGATTGATGCACTCGCTTATGAATGTTCCGTATGATCTGACGTGGATTGTTGTTGAAGCTGGCGGAATTAGTAATGAGACAGCTTCGTTGATTGCAAAGTCGGGGAGGAAGACTGTGCACATTGGATTTGATGAGAAGATGAAGCTTTCGTGGGAGGATCGTCATCAGATGGAAGCTAGGATGCGGCTTCGTGGATTgaggtatatataatttaatttaggtTTATAATTGCAATCAATGATCATTGTTGAAGTCTATGTACTTTTTTTTAATGTGTAAGATGATTTTGTGGTGGTGTAGGGTTGTTAGAGATGAGAAATTGGATGGAATTGTGATGTTTGCGGATGATAGTAATATGCATAGTATGGAGCTTTTTGATGAGATCCAAACAGTGAAGGGGATCGGAGCTATATCTATTGGTATTCTGGCTCATGGGAGTAATTCTGATGAAGAACTTGATATAGTTCAGAAGACAGTGGGTGGTAACAAATCAAGTTTGCCAATTCAGGGTCCAGCATGTAATAGTTCGGAACACTTAGCTGGTTGGCATACTTTTGATTCACTGCCATATGCCACGAAGAGTGCTAAGTATATTGGTGATAAGGCAGTTGTGCTTCCTAGGAAGATGGAATGGGCTGGGTTTGTACTGAATTCCAGGTTGCTATGGGAAGAAGCAGAGGATAAGCCGGATTGGGCTAAGGATTTCCACAATATTGTTACCAGTGAAGCTGATGTTGAGAGTCCGCTGTCTATATTGAAAGATTCTTCGGTAGTGGAGCCTCTTGGCAATTGTGGCCGGAAAGTTATGATGTGGTGGCTTCGTGTGGAAGCTCGTGCTGACAGCAAATTTCCACCCGGGTTAGTCCTTTACACTCACTTTTGTTGTCTTACGTCTCCTTTTGAAAATTGATCCTGACAATTATTTCGTTTCAAGTATATTCGAGTCTGTACTGAGAGTGTTTATCATGTGTCTTCTGGCATGAGGCCTGATATCAAGTGGCGTATATAGCCTTTTAAAAGTACAGCTAGGTTATCAGAGCATATTATACAATTTGTCACTAGGTTTGCTAACACAATTGAAAGCATCTCCCACAATTGGAATTAGTTATGAAGACTAGCCATAATTTTAGATACAGGCTAAAAAGAATACTCCTCATATGGATGACTCGGAGCTGTTAGCTGTCCtaaaatacaagtattcataaATAGCGATTCACTTGCTGCGCCTACTGAAATACTTACATTGAGTTCATAACTTATACCATGGAAATCACAGCAGCACAAAATTAGCGATTCATTTGCAGCCTCTAAATTCAGAAAATGTTTACTGCTCATGGTACAGTATTGTGTATCTGCTGTCTTGCTTGGCATAATGGGAGGCAAGGAGGCCCTAAAGGCCATGCCagtactaaaatataataaagtaaTGATTACCTAAATATAGGGAATCGAAAAGTTGTTTTGCTCCAATGGTGTTACCGATATTCGttacctataatttaaaaaaataacatataataaatattttaggtAATATGGGTAAGGGGTGAGAGGGTTGGAGTAGATGTATGTTGTAAACAGGGAAACAATGATGTGTTGTCATTCTAGGGATTTGCTTTTCCATCCCTAAATATAGGTAACCATTTTCTCTCACCTAAATTTTTTTGGCAAGGAGAGTCATGGTTGGAGTTGTTTTAGTTTGGAGTTAAATCCCTATTTTTTGTCCACGTGGCAAGATTATTGGCAAGGACTTGTGAGCAGCATCTACAACCATCATCTCTCCTTGCTTATAATTTTGCCGCATATACATTTATAGGTAagcatgcaaaaaaaaaaaaccaactcCAACACTCCTTACCTAAAAAATTTAGGTGGGAGAAAATGGTTCCCTACATTTGAGTAACCAAGTTTGCTTCCCTATAATGCCAAATCATCTTTGCTTCCCTATGATTCAACATATATCTACTCCAACCCTTCCACTCCTTgccttattttttaaattatagggaACAATTGTAGGGAATACCATAGAGTGAAACAACTTTTTAGTTCCCTATATTTAAGGtagtcattattttattatattttggggAACAATAGGATccacccttggagatgctcagATGAGCCATTCGATTAGGGATTTTTTTAAGATTCTGTAgcgtcaaattttttttaaatttctttttcaacTTCTCTTGACAAAAGTCTTTATGTAACGCCAAAATCAAGTAAACCCAAAACTCGAGTCAGCACGCTACTGCAAACACAACTAACCCTCAAAAAGTCGAGCGTAGTATTATAATAACGTTACATAAGATTAAACTAAAACAAAAGTCACTACAAAATAACGAGTCTTCAGCTCTCTGTGGTTACATTAACCACACATTTGGTTCATTCATATGAGGGTCCACAAAATCCTGAATACGtggaatattattttaaaagaaatacaTCAACCTTGGGTAGAAGTGATGTATGGATTCAACATATTATTTAGTGagattaaacaaaacaaatcacACTAGCGAgaccatatatattaatattattcagaagttactattttaaaattttaatatattcacatggtacattaaaaaataattagccTGAACAATATTGAGTGTTTTGATTTGTAAGCTCCTACTTTCCATAGGAGTTCAACTAAAATAACTGAGTGCAAATATGGGTAACTCTACTAATTGACTAtttactaatatttatgttcCGTAAATAAGCATCTATTTTGATCGTTAACCCTGatttatttaatcaattatATAATGGATTCATTAACCAGTGTAGGGTAAACTcattaaataaaatgtaatacATCATTCGAGAATATAACACCTCATTTGATGTAACTGACCCAAGTATATAATCTAACATATTGCTCAAATTTTTAACATAATGGTCTAATTAGTAAAACTCTAACTTGCAGTTCTAACCCCATGTAGGCTCTAGATATTCTATCAACTACCTCATCAACTCATATATCTAGCTAGTTCACGCTACAAGAAGCAACCATTTTACAGTATATTTTCTGTTGTCTGTTTGAGAGATTTTGTACAATGCGATATGATACCATGGTATATTATTTAGTCTCCACAAATAACTAGCATATCTGATTCTACTTGGttcatgtttaaaattttaaaatttatttgggAGGTCAAGTTGTACGTGCATGCTCATCCACATAGTCTAATTATAGTCAATTTAATTACAAAAGTTAGTAAACCCATcttatagatatattttatacaaactAAAGGATATTTATGCCATGATAATTAACTTATGTCAACATAATTGTTACACTTTACTACAAAAGCAAcatgtaatttaatattttacccCTAAAAAGCTTTCTGCCATGATATGTATCAGGCCTCAACCTTGTGCTTCTAAAAATTGTGTGGCCTTGTTAATACTACTTTTAGCAGATCAACTCTCCGTTGCATCGCTAGCTAGATTTTTAGTAGTCCAGTATCATACTTGTGACCTAAGATTTTACCAAGATTGTCTAGGATTAGAAAAGAATGATGGTTAAGAAGAGCCTTCTATTGTAAAGGGGTAGCTAGTTTTGACTGCAGATTTGCGGATGATATGGATATAGATAGCATTCCCATGATCGAATGGTAGCCGGTAACCATGGAGAAATAATAGATAT
This genomic window from Daucus carota subsp. sativus chromosome 7, DH1 v3.0, whole genome shotgun sequence contains:
- the LOC108196257 gene encoding probable beta-1,4-xylosyltransferase IRX14H, with protein sequence MKLSALQLSNLNRRSNSFRSPLDSGDVSGKSPAALFWLAFHVLCCLISLVLGFRFSRLIFFLLFTTTTTTTTIYTTTPFRRAASIVTAGGRALPFSKPVVNYESAVNTTTVKASGVVVGRHGILIRPWPHPNPDEVVKAHKMIERVQMEQRAQYGVKNPRSLIVITPTYVRTFQALHLTGLMHSLMNVPYDLTWIVVEAGGISNETASLIAKSGRKTVHIGFDEKMKLSWEDRHQMEARMRLRGLRVVRDEKLDGIVMFADDSNMHSMELFDEIQTVKGIGAISIGILAHGSNSDEELDIVQKTVGGNKSSLPIQGPACNSSEHLAGWHTFDSLPYATKSAKYIGDKAVVLPRKMEWAGFVLNSRLLWEEAEDKPDWAKDFHNIVTSEADVESPLSILKDSSVVEPLGNCGRKVMMWWLRVEARADSKFPPGWIIDPPLEITVPAKRTPWPDAPPELLNNEKLTNIQESTEKRAPKTRAPRSKHSSRKRKHESRSVHEARSVDRHISVSSTVKE